In the Cololabis saira isolate AMF1-May2022 chromosome 7, fColSai1.1, whole genome shotgun sequence genome, one interval contains:
- the ndufa1 gene encoding NADH dehydrogenase [ubiquinone] 1 alpha subcomplex subunit 1, which yields MWYEILPGLGVMAVCLMMPGIATAQIQKFTNGGKEKRTARVPWQWYLMERDRRVAGTGRYFDSKGLENIK from the exons ATGTGGTATGAGATCCTGCCCGGCCTGGGCGTCATGGCCGTGTGTCTCATGATGCCCGGCATCGCCACCGCGCAGATCCAGAAGTTCACCAACGGGGGGAAG GAGAAGAGGACTGCTCGTGTTCCGTGGCAGTGGTATCTGATGGAGAGAGACAGGCGAGTGGCAGGAACAGGACGCTACTTCGACTCCAAG GGACTCGAGAACATCAAGTGA
- the rpl39 gene encoding 60S ribosomal protein L39, whose protein sequence is MSSHKTFRIKRFLAKKQKQNRPIPQWIRMKTGNKIRYNSKRRHWRRTKLGL, encoded by the exons ATG TCGTCCCACAAGACGTTCAGGATCAAGCGCTTCCTCGCcaagaagcagaagcagaacaGGCCGATTCCTCAGTGGATCAGAATGAAGACCGGCAACAAGATCAG GTACAACTCCAAGAGGAGACACTGGAGAAGGACCAAGCTCGGCCTGTAA
- the sowahd gene encoding ankyrin repeat domain-containing protein SOWAHD: MYESGSGFAGSKPAVNNADAHGRDREASSAQSSVVERLSRYGMQVMPGAFTRRSRLQRLQEVSDVCAAGAPSREPQERGSLTPSVRKRYLKELLLNNSLSSALSAQSHGASFQEDTDWALSPMEHAWMLSAVEGSYDTILDFLSEDPNVLTRRDFISGYSVLHWLSKRGRDETLIKVFRYAESAGVPVDVNLRGSGGLTPLHVASMHGHYMVVKLLVGAFGADVDARDYSGRRAWQYLRGDAPAEMKELLGAWDDQHSCACAAQSANRNVNNNCGGSVEQTGEEGHPGGTDGGNNFEHRRKSTWPYGSFRKLLSSFPFLGSKT, from the coding sequence ATGTATGAGAGCGGATCTGGCTTTGCTGGATCCAAACCAGCTGTCAACAATGCCGACGCCCACGGCAGGGACAGGGAGGCTTCATCCGCACAGAGCAGCGTTGTGGAGCGGCTGTCCAGATATGGCATGCAGGTCATGCCCGGCGCGTTCACGCGTAGGTCGAGGCTGCAGAGGCTGCAGGAGGTCAGCGATGTCTGTGCAGCTGGAGCACCGAGCAGGGAGCCTCAGGAGAGGGGGTCGCTCACACCCTCCGTGCGTAAACGATACCTGAAGGAGTTGCTGTTGAATAACTCCCTCAGCAGCGCGCTGTCGGCGCAGAGCCACGGTGCCAGTTTCCAGGAGGACACAGACTGGGCTCTGTCCCCCATGGAGCACGCGTGGATGCTCTCAGCGGTGGAGGGGAGCTACGACACCATCCTGGACTTCCTCTCCGAGGACCCCAACGTGTTGACCAGGAGGGATTTCATAAGCGGGTACTCGGTGCTGCACTGGTTGTCCAAGCGGGGCCGGGACGAGACCCTGATCAAGGTGTTTCGCTATGCGGAGAGTGCGGGCGTCCCGGTGGACGTGAACCTGCGGGGCAGTGGCGGCCTCACGCCGCTGCACGTCGCCAGCATGCACGGGCACTACATGGTGGTCAAGCTGCTGGTCGGGGCTTTCGGCGCCGACGTGGATGCCAGGGACTACAGCGGGAGGAGAGCCTGGCAGTACCTGCGGGGAGACGCCCCGGCGGAGATGAAGGAGCTGCTGGGAGCCTGGGATGACCAGCACAGCTGCGCATGCGCCGCGCAAAGTGCCAACAGGAACGTGAACAACAACTGCGGGGGGTCGGTGGAGCAGACTGGGGAGGAGGGCCACCCCGGTGGGACTGATGGAGGGAATAACTTTGAACACAGGAGGAAGAGCACCTGGCCCTACGGGTCTTTCAGGAAGCTTTTATCATCCTTCCCATTTCTTGGAAGTAAGACCTGA
- the pttg1 gene encoding securin produces MADIFVEQENAHFQPPSLKLRQRLPSVPEKLLKSPMIGKSMNTPLRSGRKAFGMVNKNSSTPAVAPKEKRLLKPQETKVKQLPQTKVEEYPEIEKFIPYDPLEFERYSIPDDLVLFGGLALPGLACFSPPLCEEDLEKLDPLPELSPMKMPKHSVDCRDLNSFLQTLDELTIELPPEPFTDD; encoded by the exons ATGGCAGATATCTTTGTGGAGCAAGAAAATGCACATTTTCAGCCACCTTCTCTGAAGCTACGGCAGAGGCTTCCGTCTGTTCCAG agaaactactgaaatcTCCTATGATTGGAAAAAGCATGAACACCCCACTGAGATCAGGTCGTAAGGCTTTTGGGATGGTCAACAAAAATTCATCAACTCCAGCAGTTGCTCCTAAGGAAAAGAGACTCTTGAAGCCACAG GAAACCAAAGTCAAGCAGCTGCCTCAAACCAAAGTGGAGGAGTATCCAGAAATTGAGAAGTTCATTCCATATGACCCACTAG aGTTTGAGAGGTACAGTATACCTGATGACTTGGTTTTATTTGGTGGCTTGGCTCTACCTGGATTGGCTTGTTTCTCTCCACCTCTGTGTGAGGAAGACCTGGAAAAGCTTGATCCACTTCCAGAGCTGTCACCCATGAAGATGCCCAAACATTCAG TTGACTGTCGGGACCTGAATTCCTTTCTTCAAACACTTGACGAGCTGACCATTGAACTTCCTCCAGAGCCATTTACTGACGACTAA
- the upf3b gene encoding regulator of nonsense transcripts 3B has translation MKEDKENTRPKDKRVELKYEDGERTERSKEKKETMTKIVIRRLPPSLTKEDLEEQLQPLPEVDYLEFFSNDTSLFPHLFARAYINFKNQDDIVLFRDRFDGYVFIDSKGQEYPAVVEFAPFQKTSKKKIKKKDSKCGTIAEDPDYKKFLEFYNGDEEKFTSTPETLLEEIEARSKELVAKKTTPLLDFLKNKQRIREEKKEERKRRELERKRQRDEERRKWREEERRKRKEADKMKRLDKPLDKDKDQVKEEPKIKLLKKPDRCNDEDTEKPKDKPKKPERSNKEDRPLGSADLKRRQNTDNKEDRGKKGEGDGRKEFRERDTDREREREREKERRQKERERLKRQDEERRRRRERQDGENSYRKREEEVKKEKALEKKKDENMADSFHSQKLEKPAKENKKEDSGKKERVRNKDRPAIQLYQPGARSRNRGPTDVAESNSADRNPDAENKKAAVKGDD, from the exons ATGAAAGAAGACAAAGAAAACACCCGTCCGAAGGATAAACGAGTGGAGCTAAAGTACGAGGATGGGGAGAGGACAGAGAGGTCCAAAGAGAAGAAGGAGACCATGACAAAG ATTGTGATAAGACGATTACCACCAAGTCTGACCAAGGAGGATctggaggagcagctgcagcctcTCCCAGAAGTGGACTACTTGGAGTTCTTCTCCAACGACACCAG CCTGTTCCCTCACCTCTTTGCAAGGGCATACATCAATTTCAAAAATCAAGACGACATTGTCCTCTTCAGAGATCGATTTGATGGATATGTATTTATTGACAGCAAAG GTCAGGAGTACCCGGCCGTTGTGGAGTTTGCACCTTTCCAAAAAACTTCCAAGAAGAAAATTAAGAAGAAGGATTCAAAATGTGGAACAATCGCAGAAG ATCCGGATTATAAGAAGTTTCTTGAGTTTTACAATGGAGATGAAGAGAAGTTTACCTCCACACCTGAGACCCTACTGGAGGAGATAGAGGCAAGATCCAAGGAGCTTGTAG CTAAGAAAACAACTCCTCTGCTGGATTTTCTGAAGAATAAACAG agaatcagagaggaaaagaaagaagagagaaaaaggaggGAGCTAGAGCGCAAGCGTCAGCGGGATGAGGAGCGGCGTAAGTggcgggaggaggagaggaggaaacgTAAGGAAGCTGACAAGATGAAAAGACTTGATAAACCGCTGGATAAAGACAAGGACCAAGTTAAAGAAGAACCCAAAATTAAG CTACTCAAAAAGCCAGACAGATGCAACGATGAGGATACTGAAAAACCCAAGGATAAACCAAAGAAACCTGAGAGGTCAAATAAAGAGGACAGACCCTTGGGAAGCGCTGATCTGAAGAGACGACAGAACACTGACAATAAGGAGGATCGGGGAAAGAA AGGGGAAGGAGATGGCCGGAAGGAGTTCAGGGAGCGTGATACAGAtcgagagagagagcgagagcgaGAGAAAGAGCGGAGGCAAAAGGAGAGGGAGCGCCTTAAACGTCAGGATGAAGAAAGGCGAAGAAGGAGGGAACGACAGGATGGGGAGAACTCATACAggaagagagaggaggaggttaaaaaagaaaaggccttggagaaaaagaaggatgaaaacATGGCAGATTCCTTTCACTCTCAGAAGCTGGAGAAACCTGCCAAAGAGAACAAAAAGGAAGATAGTGGTAAAAAAGAGAGGGTACGAAATAAG GACCGACCAGCCATTCAGCTTTACCAGCCAGGGGCCAGAAGCCGCAATCGTGGTCCAACAGACGTAGCCGAATCCAACTCTGCCGACAGGAATCCAGATGCTGAGAACAAGAAAGCGGCTGTAAAAGGAGACGACTGA